A portion of the Luxibacter massiliensis genome contains these proteins:
- a CDS encoding N-acetylmannosamine-6-phosphate 2-epimerase — translation MEHNIENLRGRLIVSCQALPDEPLHSSLIMGRMARAAEEGGAKGIRANTKEDIEEIKKNVGLPVIGIVKRDYDDSPVYITPTMKEIDELMEVKPEIIAVDATEALRPGGLALDVFYRDIRHKYPAQLLMADCSTIEEACYADELGFDFIGTTLVGYTSQSKGDEIAKNDFEIIRTILEKVRHPVIAEGNINTPAKARRVLELGCFSVVVGSIITRPQIITRTFTEEIEKLTNLS, via the coding sequence ATGGAACATAATATTGAGAATTTGAGGGGCCGCCTCATTGTCTCCTGCCAGGCCCTCCCCGATGAACCGCTCCATTCTTCCCTTATAATGGGAAGAATGGCCAGAGCGGCTGAAGAAGGCGGGGCAAAAGGCATACGGGCCAATACAAAAGAAGATATAGAAGAAATTAAAAAGAATGTGGGACTTCCGGTTATCGGTATCGTGAAAAGAGATTATGATGACAGTCCAGTTTATATAACACCGACCATGAAAGAGATAGACGAGCTGATGGAAGTAAAGCCAGAGATTATTGCTGTTGATGCAACGGAGGCATTAAGGCCGGGAGGCCTGGCCCTTGATGTTTTTTACAGGGATATCAGGCATAAATATCCGGCCCAGCTGTTAATGGCGGATTGTTCTACTATAGAGGAAGCATGTTATGCAGATGAATTAGGCTTTGATTTCATCGGGACAACATTGGTGGGGTATACCAGCCAAAGCAAGGGGGATGAAATAGCAAAAAATGATTTTGAGATTATCAGGACGATTTTAGAAAAGGTGAGGCATCCTGTGATCGCAGAGGGGAATATAAATACGCCTGCAAAAGCAAGACGTGTACTTGAGTTAGGATGTTTTAGCGTGGTAGTGGGTTCTATTATTACACGTCCCCAGATTATTACAAGAACTTTTACCGAAGAAATAGAAAAGTTGACAAATTTATCATAA
- a CDS encoding carbohydrate ABC transporter permease, with protein MKRKVKFDYARWVFVLPALVIVGVLLIYPIFSSLYYSTTTKHLIKASYEFVGLSNYKAVLSDPNFYKAFLTSIGWTIFSLAGQLFIGFTSALAINRVKLGKGIYRTLMIIPWAFPSIVIALSWKWILNGVSGFLPNFLVQLGICSELPQFLSDNSLVFLTLIFINVWFGAPMIMVNVLSALQTIPQDQYEAAQIDGASRLQQFRHITIPHIKIVVGLLVVLRTIWIFNNFDLIYLLTGGGPANATTTVPIYAYNMGWGTKLLGKSSAVTMLLLAFLLIVCFVYFTIISKWEKEDK; from the coding sequence GTGAAAAGAAAAGTGAAATTCGACTATGCCCGCTGGGTTTTTGTACTTCCTGCATTGGTTATTGTGGGGGTGCTGCTGATATATCCCATTTTTTCAAGCCTGTATTATAGTACAACTACAAAGCATTTAATTAAGGCTTCTTATGAATTTGTTGGGTTATCAAATTACAAAGCAGTCCTGTCTGATCCTAATTTTTATAAAGCATTCTTGACTTCAATAGGGTGGACTATATTTTCATTGGCCGGTCAGCTTTTTATAGGCTTCACATCTGCACTGGCCATTAACCGGGTAAAACTGGGCAAAGGTATTTACAGGACATTGATGATTATTCCGTGGGCATTTCCGTCGATTGTAATTGCGTTGTCATGGAAGTGGATTTTAAATGGGGTATCTGGATTTCTGCCCAATTTCCTAGTACAGCTTGGCATTTGCAGTGAGCTCCCCCAATTTCTAAGTGACAACAGCCTGGTATTTTTAACTTTAATTTTTATAAATGTTTGGTTCGGCGCACCTATGATTATGGTCAATGTGCTGTCAGCACTGCAGACTATACCACAGGATCAGTACGAGGCAGCACAGATAGACGGCGCGTCCAGGCTCCAGCAGTTTAGGCATATTACCATTCCTCATATTAAGATAGTAGTCGGCCTTTTAGTAGTCCTGCGTACAATCTGGATATTCAATAACTTTGACTTAATATATCTGCTTACTGGAGGCGGGCCGGCCAATGCCACAACAACAGTTCCGATTTATGCCTATAATATGGGGTGGGGGACGAAGCTGCTTGGTAAATCATCAGCGGTAACGATGCTGCTGCTGGCATTTTTGTTAATCGTATGCTTTGTATACTTTACAATTATCAGCAAATGGGAAAAGGAGGATAAGTAA
- a CDS encoding Hsp20/alpha crystallin family protein, with product MMLPSIFGENLFNDWMDFSFPDIEKKLYGKRAGHVMKTDIREKEDSYEIAVDLPGFNKDQVKAELKDGCLIISATKELNKDEKENDGKYIRQERYSGNMSRSFYVGENITEDDIHGKFENGILLLDIPKKDEAKQVEKNRYVTIEG from the coding sequence ATGATGTTACCAAGTATTTTTGGAGAGAATTTGTTTAATGATTGGATGGATTTTTCATTCCCAGATATTGAAAAGAAACTATATGGAAAGCGCGCAGGCCACGTGATGAAAACTGATATCAGAGAAAAAGAGGATTCCTATGAAATAGCGGTTGACCTGCCCGGGTTTAACAAAGATCAGGTAAAAGCTGAATTAAAAGATGGATGTCTGATCATCAGCGCAACTAAGGAACTCAATAAAGATGAGAAAGAAAATGATGGCAAATATATCAGGCAGGAGAGGTATTCAGGCAATATGAGCCGCAGTTTCTATGTAGGTGAGAATATTACAGAAGATGATATTCACGGAAAATTTGAAAACGGTATTCTGTTGCTGGATATTCCCAAGAAGGACGAAGCAAAACAGGTTGAGAAAAACCGTTATGTGACAATCGAAGGCTAA
- a CDS encoding DnaJ C-terminal domain-containing protein, with product MAAKRDYYEILGIGKNAGIQEIKKAYRKLAKKYHPDTNEGNSQAEQKFKEVTEAYTILSDPEKKKLYDRFGHAAFDGSMSGEEPKDNGYHGYKKYYYQTGNTDDIFKDIFGDIFHTDNAESFRTGESFYENNFYGGNTGSRNMRRKGSNVEAEISVSFEEAVFGCDKVFVLDSHESGGREQRLQIHIPAGIEDGKYVRLRQKGSPGINGGEPGDLLLKVRVAAKEGIKRKGMDVYTTIDIPFTTAVFGGEVVVNTLYGNVLCKIWRGTQSGTKIRLKGKGIVSTRNPKQYGDQYVTVQIQVPRTLSQEAKEKLKAYEEAANQEKIQV from the coding sequence ATGGCCGCGAAAAGAGATTACTATGAAATCCTCGGCATAGGGAAGAATGCAGGTATCCAGGAAATCAAAAAGGCATACAGAAAATTAGCGAAAAAGTATCATCCTGACACAAATGAAGGGAATTCCCAGGCCGAACAGAAATTTAAAGAAGTTACTGAAGCCTATACCATTTTGAGTGATCCCGAAAAGAAAAAACTTTACGACCGTTTTGGCCATGCCGCATTTGATGGAAGCATGTCTGGTGAAGAACCCAAAGATAACGGATACCATGGTTACAAAAAGTATTATTATCAGACAGGAAATACAGATGATATCTTTAAGGACATTTTCGGAGACATTTTCCACACAGATAATGCAGAAAGCTTTAGGACAGGAGAAAGCTTTTATGAAAATAACTTCTATGGAGGAAATACAGGCAGCCGCAATATGCGGCGTAAGGGTTCAAATGTAGAAGCCGAAATATCCGTAAGTTTCGAGGAGGCCGTATTTGGATGTGATAAAGTATTTGTATTGGATTCCCATGAAAGCGGCGGCAGGGAACAAAGGCTGCAAATTCATATTCCCGCCGGAATCGAAGACGGTAAATATGTCCGCCTGCGCCAGAAAGGCTCACCTGGAATAAACGGCGGAGAACCCGGCGACCTGCTTCTCAAGGTCAGAGTTGCTGCAAAAGAAGGAATTAAGCGCAAAGGAATGGATGTCTATACAACAATCGATATACCGTTTACAACCGCTGTCTTTGGGGGAGAAGTGGTGGTAAATACACTTTACGGCAACGTCCTCTGTAAAATATGGAGAGGAACACAGTCGGGCACGAAAATCCGGCTGAAGGGAAAGGGGATTGTCTCAACAAGAAACCCCAAACAATATGGAGACCAATATGTGACTGTACAAATCCAAGTCCCCCGGACACTCAGCCAGGAAGCAAAGGAAAAGCTAAAAGCCTATGAAGAGGCTGCCAACCAGGAAAAAATACAGGTATAA
- a CDS encoding sialidase domain-containing protein, translating into MNKWGKKATALVLVSAMGISPMTVSANEENPEVPAVSQAEEGTLDGIVLEKDNVEVTEGQGVSLDGEAGADYVKALTQGTIVVAYKSTSQNAIQSLFSVGNSTAGNQNRHFHIYITSGGGVGMELRNTDEDFKYTMSMPASVRSLYKGEQVVNTVAFKADAENGQYKLFANGELLATLDKEAFKFISDISGVDNVTLGGTMRSGQTAYPFGGTIQSVKVYGNPLTDEELIQETGATQYGENIFYAGDATHSNYFRIPSLLTLSSGTVITAADARYGGTHDSKSKINIAFSKSTDGGNTWGEPTLPLRFDDYIGKNIDWPRDSVGKNVQIQGSASYIDPVLLEDRDTKRIFLFADLMPAGIGSSNASVGSGFKEIDGKKYLKLRRSEEGANDYNYSVRENGIIYNDVTGEPTEFRVDQEYNLYQNDTALTCKQYDYNFEGSNLIESQTDQDVNMNVFYKDSVFKAFPTNYLAMRYSDDEGDTWSGLQIVSSFKPENSKFLVVGPGVGKQISTGEYAGRLIVPLYSKSSAELGFMYSDDHGDNWTYVEADNFTGGATAEAQIVEMPDGSLKTYLRTGSGYIAEVSSADGGETWSDRVPLSQISTTSYGTQLSVINYSQTVDGQPAIILSSPNATNGRKNGKIWVGLIQDTGNTGTDKYTVDWKYSYSVDGPQIGYSYSCLTELPDGEIGLLYEKYDSWSRDELHLKNILKYERFTIDELVQNTAGN; encoded by the coding sequence ATGAATAAATGGGGGAAGAAAGCAACTGCATTGGTTTTAGTTTCGGCTATGGGAATATCGCCGATGACCGTGTCTGCAAATGAAGAGAATCCTGAAGTGCCGGCCGTAAGCCAGGCGGAGGAAGGTACTTTAGACGGTATTGTGCTGGAAAAAGATAATGTGGAGGTTACAGAAGGCCAGGGAGTAAGTTTAGATGGTGAAGCCGGGGCAGATTATGTCAAGGCCCTGACCCAGGGGACAATTGTCGTAGCCTATAAGTCAACCAGCCAGAATGCAATACAGTCTTTGTTCAGTGTAGGTAATAGTACAGCAGGAAACCAAAACAGGCATTTCCATATTTATATTACGTCCGGCGGCGGTGTAGGCATGGAGCTGAGAAATACGGATGAAGATTTTAAATATACAATGTCGATGCCCGCCTCTGTGCGTTCCTTGTATAAAGGAGAGCAGGTGGTCAATACGGTTGCATTTAAAGCTGATGCAGAAAACGGACAGTATAAATTATTTGCAAACGGTGAATTACTGGCTACCTTAGACAAAGAGGCATTTAAATTTATCAGTGATATTTCTGGGGTAGATAACGTGACTCTGGGCGGCACAATGCGCAGCGGACAAACTGCATATCCATTTGGGGGAACGATCCAAAGTGTCAAAGTATATGGAAATCCTCTTACAGATGAGGAGCTGATCCAGGAAACAGGTGCCACGCAATATGGAGAAAATATTTTTTATGCCGGGGACGCTACCCATTCAAATTACTTTAGAATCCCGTCCCTGCTGACCTTAAGCTCAGGCACGGTTATTACGGCGGCAGATGCGCGGTATGGGGGGACCCATGATTCTAAAAGTAAGATTAATATAGCCTTTTCTAAGAGTACAGATGGAGGGAATACATGGGGTGAGCCTACACTTCCGCTGCGATTTGACGACTATATTGGCAAAAATATTGACTGGCCAAGGGATTCTGTAGGGAAAAATGTCCAGATTCAGGGAAGCGCTTCCTATATAGATCCTGTCCTGCTGGAGGACAGAGACACGAAGAGAATATTTTTGTTTGCAGATCTTATGCCGGCTGGGATTGGAAGCTCAAACGCATCAGTGGGTTCAGGGTTTAAAGAAATAGATGGAAAGAAATATTTGAAACTCAGGCGGAGTGAAGAGGGAGCCAATGACTACAACTATTCTGTCCGTGAGAATGGGATTATCTATAATGATGTCACAGGAGAGCCTACAGAATTTCGTGTAGACCAGGAGTATAACCTTTATCAAAATGACACTGCGCTGACTTGTAAACAGTATGACTATAATTTTGAAGGCTCTAATCTGATTGAGAGCCAAACAGACCAGGATGTCAATATGAATGTATTCTATAAGGATTCAGTCTTTAAAGCATTTCCCACTAATTATCTGGCTATGCGGTATTCAGATGACGAGGGGGACACATGGTCAGGACTTCAAATTGTCAGCAGTTTTAAGCCGGAAAACTCTAAGTTCCTGGTTGTAGGGCCTGGCGTAGGAAAACAGATTTCTACAGGTGAATATGCGGGAAGGCTGATTGTGCCTCTTTATTCAAAGTCATCGGCAGAGCTTGGGTTTATGTACAGTGACGACCACGGCGACAACTGGACGTACGTGGAGGCCGATAACTTTACAGGCGGTGCAACTGCGGAGGCTCAGATAGTGGAAATGCCTGACGGTTCACTGAAGACATATTTGCGTACAGGATCTGGGTATATTGCTGAGGTGTCAAGCGCTGACGGCGGAGAAACATGGAGCGACAGAGTGCCCTTGTCACAGATTAGTACAACTTCTTATGGCACGCAGCTGTCTGTAATCAATTATTCACAGACTGTTGACGGACAGCCGGCAATTATTTTGTCATCTCCCAATGCCACAAACGGGCGTAAAAATGGAAAGATATGGGTTGGACTGATTCAGGATACGGGGAATACAGGGACAGATAAGTATACCGTAGATTGGAAGTATTCCTATTCTGTAGATGGCCCACAAATTGGATATTCCTATTCCTGCCTTACAGAGCTGCCAGACGGTGAGATTGGGCTGCTGTATGAAAAATATGATTCATGGTCAAGGGATGAATTGCATTTGAAGAATATTCTGAAATATGAAAGGTTCACAATTGACGAATTAGTTCAGAATACGGCTGGAAATTAA
- a CDS encoding carbohydrate ABC transporter permease: MASKKGKLGNGLCHVYLIILSLIAFFPLVWILLCSVKSSGDLIANPTSFLPEKFTLENFTHVINDLGFAGNIGNSIVIAITTTCIAIVISSMAAYGIVRFFPKLGSIMSKALVATYMFPPILLAIPYSLVMAKLGLTNTRGGLVIVYLSFSVPYAVWMLVGFFKTVPIGIEEAARVDGANKYQTFTRIVLPLVMPGVVATAIYTFINAWNEFLYSLILINSTDKMTVSVALKSLQGSEILNWGDMMAASTLVVVPSVIFFMLIQGKIAGGMTEGAVK; this comes from the coding sequence ATGGCAAGTAAAAAGGGTAAATTAGGAAATGGCCTTTGCCACGTCTATTTAATTATTTTATCGCTCATTGCATTCTTCCCCCTGGTATGGATTCTGCTTTGCTCGGTGAAATCATCGGGCGACCTGATTGCAAATCCGACAAGTTTTCTGCCTGAGAAATTTACTTTGGAGAACTTTACCCATGTTATCAATGACCTGGGGTTTGCCGGAAATATAGGGAATAGTATAGTTATAGCAATTACTACCACATGTATTGCTATTGTAATCTCTTCCATGGCGGCATATGGGATTGTACGTTTTTTCCCAAAGCTGGGTTCAATCATGTCTAAGGCATTGGTGGCCACTTATATGTTTCCCCCCATTTTGCTGGCAATTCCGTATTCATTAGTTATGGCAAAATTGGGACTTACCAATACACGGGGCGGACTCGTGATTGTGTATCTGTCATTTAGCGTGCCATATGCGGTCTGGATGCTGGTCGGTTTCTTTAAAACAGTCCCCATAGGGATTGAAGAGGCGGCCAGGGTAGACGGGGCAAATAAGTATCAGACTTTTACAAGAATTGTATTGCCCCTTGTTATGCCGGGTGTAGTGGCAACGGCTATCTATACGTTTATTAATGCATGGAATGAGTTTTTATATTCTTTAATTCTCATAAACAGCACCGATAAAATGACGGTGTCTGTGGCCCTGAAATCGCTTCAGGGGTCAGAAATATTAAACTGGGGAGATATGATGGCAGCATCAACTCTAGTGGTAGTTCCTTCGGTTATCTTCTTTATGCTTATACAGGGGAAAATTGCAGGAGGAATGACAGAAGGCGCAGTAAAATAG
- a CDS encoding Gfo/Idh/MocA family protein, with protein sequence MGTIGYAIVGTGYFGAELGRILKEEGGRITAVLDPENGEEVARELGCDVETDLNTLYDREDVDAVIVATPNYLHKEPVIKAAEHGVNVFCEKPIALCYQDCDQMVRACQEHGVIFMAGHVMNFFRGVRHAKKLINDGVIGEVLYCHSARNGWEEAQPSISWKKIREKSGGHLYHHIHELDCVQFLMGGMPEKVTMTGGNVAHQGEEFGDEDDMLFVNMEYPDNRYAVLEWGSAFHWPEHYVLIQGTKGAIRIDMCDCGGTLKVDGKEEHFLVHESQEEDDDRTRIYHGTEMDGAIMYGKPGKKPPMWLHSIMKNEMKYFKGIMEGGEIDDEFRPLLTGEAARAAIATADACTKSRYEDRKVRLNEVLG encoded by the coding sequence ATGGGAACAATCGGATATGCAATTGTGGGAACAGGCTATTTTGGCGCAGAGCTTGGCCGGATATTAAAAGAGGAAGGAGGGCGGATTACAGCGGTTCTGGACCCGGAAAATGGAGAAGAAGTAGCAAGAGAGTTAGGATGTGATGTGGAGACAGATTTGAACACATTGTACGACAGGGAGGATGTGGATGCGGTCATTGTGGCCACCCCTAATTATCTGCACAAAGAGCCGGTTATAAAAGCCGCAGAGCATGGTGTGAATGTTTTCTGTGAAAAACCTATTGCGCTGTGTTACCAGGATTGTGATCAGATGGTTAGGGCGTGCCAGGAACATGGCGTGATATTTATGGCCGGACATGTAATGAATTTTTTCCGGGGTGTCCGTCATGCCAAGAAGTTGATCAATGATGGAGTGATAGGGGAGGTGTTATACTGCCATTCAGCGAGAAATGGATGGGAGGAGGCACAACCCAGCATTTCCTGGAAAAAGATAAGAGAAAAGTCAGGGGGCCATCTCTACCACCATATCCATGAACTGGACTGTGTACAGTTCCTGATGGGCGGGATGCCTGAGAAAGTCACCATGACAGGGGGGAATGTTGCCCATCAGGGTGAAGAATTCGGAGATGAAGACGACATGTTGTTTGTAAACATGGAGTATCCCGACAACCGTTATGCTGTCCTGGAATGGGGGTCTGCATTCCACTGGCCAGAGCATTATGTTTTGATCCAGGGGACCAAAGGGGCCATCCGTATTGACATGTGTGATTGCGGGGGTACATTGAAGGTTGACGGTAAGGAAGAACATTTTCTTGTACATGAATCTCAGGAGGAAGATGACGACAGAACCAGAATCTATCATGGAACAGAGATGGATGGCGCCATAATGTATGGAAAGCCTGGGAAAAAACCACCTATGTGGCTCCACAGCATTATGAAAAATGAAATGAAGTACTTTAAAGGAATAATGGAGGGAGGCGAAATAGACGATGAATTTCGGCCGCTGCTGACTGGCGAGGCGGCCAGGGCAGCCATTGCTACAGCGGATGCATGTACAAAATCAAGATATGAGGACCGGAAGGTAAGGTTAAACGAAGTCTTGGGATAA
- a CDS encoding AraC family transcriptional regulator — MNLLIKQGKETPQRQEGSKNTVPAIDKIRFVFLYAELYSMGATWVYPESRIPYNILRYIVKGKAEFCINGEKVLVQEDQIVYIPNGCRMSCHALTETFEFYSVRFATSVLYESEDVLRKYYGIKRITDNSGEDAYFKEIHKWVKSDHIARKCFVRGCLEMLIGTLSLKGEQVEIDESGLENEERDPNKQKSGEWKIGRQMDSRVQVVADYIILHPVEKYTPEKMANMVSLSKQRFSSLFKDYMGKTPMEYVREIRLTTAARTLLLSDKNINDIAYDVGYEDTNYFIREFKAAFGFTPNQYRKVAKEG, encoded by the coding sequence GTGAATCTATTGATCAAGCAGGGGAAAGAGACGCCGCAGCGGCAGGAAGGAAGTAAAAATACTGTGCCTGCAATTGATAAAATACGGTTTGTATTTTTATATGCAGAGTTGTATTCCATGGGAGCCACCTGGGTTTATCCGGAGTCCAGAATACCTTACAATATACTGCGGTATATTGTAAAAGGGAAGGCAGAATTCTGTATTAATGGCGAGAAGGTATTAGTGCAGGAGGATCAGATAGTGTATATACCTAACGGATGCAGAATGTCCTGTCACGCATTGACAGAGACTTTTGAATTTTACAGTGTGCGGTTTGCCACGTCGGTGTTATATGAAAGTGAGGATGTTTTAAGGAAATATTACGGGATTAAGAGGATCACAGATAATAGTGGCGAAGATGCTTATTTTAAGGAAATACATAAATGGGTAAAATCAGACCATATTGCCAGAAAATGTTTTGTCAGGGGTTGCCTGGAAATGCTTATAGGCACTTTATCTCTGAAGGGGGAGCAGGTTGAGATAGACGAATCCGGACTGGAGAATGAAGAGCGTGATCCCAATAAGCAAAAGAGTGGTGAGTGGAAAATTGGCCGTCAGATGGACTCAAGGGTGCAGGTTGTGGCGGATTATATTATTTTACACCCAGTAGAAAAATACACTCCCGAAAAGATGGCGAATATGGTATCCCTCAGCAAACAAAGGTTTAGCAGCCTGTTTAAAGATTATATGGGGAAAACCCCTATGGAATATGTCAGGGAGATACGGCTGACCACTGCAGCCAGGACTCTCCTTCTGAGTGATAAGAATATAAATGATATAGCATACGATGTGGGTTATGAGGATACAAATTATTTTATCCGGGAATTTAAGGCGGCTTTTGGTTTTACCCCGAACCAGTACAGGAAGGTGGCCAAAGAAGGGTGA
- a CDS encoding YjfB family protein, whose translation MDIAEMSMSLASSRLGMAVSTSIAKKAMDTVEMNAEGLNKMLEAVEQIEQVASSANIIDVRA comes from the coding sequence ATGGATATCGCAGAAATGAGTATGAGTCTTGCAAGCAGCAGGCTGGGAATGGCAGTGAGTACATCCATTGCTAAAAAAGCTATGGATACTGTTGAAATGAATGCCGAAGGATTGAATAAGATGCTTGAAGCAGTGGAGCAGATAGAGCAGGTTGCTTCCAGCGCCAATATTATTGACGTACGGGCGTAA
- a CDS encoding dihydrodipicolinate synthase family protein, translated as MGKSEKYRGIIPAFYACYDGQGKISPQRVQELTRYFVEKGVKGVYVNGSSGECIYQRVEERKMVIENVMEAAKGRLTVINHVACNNTEDSMELAEHSESLGVDAIASIPPIYFRLPEYSIASYWNAVSSAAPNTDFIIYNIPQLAGTALTMSLFGEMLKNPRVVGVKNSSVSTQDIQMFKAAGMAARDEFIVFNGPDEQFTAGRAIGADAGIGGTYGVMPGLFLKLNELIEKGEREKAVGLQYDINEVIYKMCSAHANMYAVAKEILRQKEKLDIGGVRLPLENLKDQDMGIAREACAMIQEAEQKYL; from the coding sequence ATGGGAAAATCAGAAAAATATAGAGGGATTATTCCGGCTTTTTACGCCTGCTATGATGGACAGGGGAAGATCAGTCCCCAAAGAGTGCAGGAGCTTACCCGGTATTTTGTTGAAAAAGGGGTAAAAGGAGTTTATGTTAACGGCTCTTCAGGAGAGTGTATTTACCAGAGGGTGGAAGAGCGGAAAATGGTTATAGAAAATGTGATGGAGGCCGCCAAAGGCAGGCTGACGGTCATCAACCATGTGGCCTGTAACAATACAGAGGATAGTATGGAACTGGCAGAGCATTCTGAGAGCCTGGGCGTGGATGCTATTGCTTCAATTCCGCCTATTTACTTCAGGCTGCCGGAATATTCCATTGCATCATACTGGAATGCGGTCAGCAGTGCGGCCCCGAATACAGATTTTATTATTTATAATATCCCGCAGCTTGCCGGTACAGCGCTGACAATGAGTCTGTTTGGGGAGATGCTTAAAAATCCCAGGGTAGTAGGGGTAAAAAATTCTTCTGTTTCCACACAGGATATACAAATGTTTAAGGCTGCCGGAATGGCTGCCAGGGATGAATTTATTGTATTCAACGGACCAGATGAACAGTTTACTGCCGGGCGCGCCATCGGAGCAGACGCAGGGATTGGCGGTACCTATGGGGTAATGCCCGGATTATTCCTGAAATTAAATGAATTAATTGAAAAAGGGGAACGGGAAAAGGCTGTAGGACTGCAGTATGATATAAATGAAGTAATTTATAAGATGTGTTCCGCACATGCCAATATGTATGCAGTGGCAAAAGAGATTTTGCGCCAAAAGGAAAAGCTGGACATCGGCGGGGTAAGGCTGCCTTTGGAGAACCTTAAAGATCAGGATATGGGGATTGCGCGGGAAGCCTGTGCGATGATTCAGGAAGCGGAGCAAAAATATCTTTGA
- a CDS encoding ABC transporter substrate-binding protein → MRKKLVALLMSTVLVSGLLAGCGGQDKGQADTQTAGNTGEMEGDITFWHSFTQGPRLEVIQETADQFMEENPGVNITIETFSWGDFYTKWTTGLASGNVPDMSTALPGHVVEMMDAEAIIPVDDLIDDIGREKFSETALAEGMKDDVCYSLPLYSHAQVMWYRKDLLEAAGLEVPKTWDEFAEAAKTLTKDGIYGCSFPCGSNDLMGTRFLNFYVRSGGGSLLTEDLKADLTSDLAIDGINYWLDIYKNCSPKDSVNYAVLDQATLFYQGKTAFDFNSGFQIGGVEENSPDLVDQIDCAPLPKINADDPDYGAETSNIPMVVWQNSEHPEICKAFIKKLYEKDTYIKFLEATPVGMLPSIDGISDTPEYQENETVQKFSNAVDVITKTMDMGAAIGFEQGPSVQAGLLTSQGIIESMFQDIITNGTDVETAAQAAEDSLNELFSTVQ, encoded by the coding sequence ATGAGGAAAAAATTGGTTGCTTTGTTGATGAGCACAGTGTTGGTGTCTGGATTGCTGGCGGGATGCGGCGGTCAGGATAAGGGCCAGGCAGATACTCAGACAGCAGGAAATACGGGGGAGATGGAAGGGGATATTACTTTCTGGCATTCCTTTACCCAGGGCCCTAGGCTGGAGGTAATCCAGGAGACGGCTGATCAGTTTATGGAAGAGAATCCTGGCGTAAATATTACAATAGAGACATTCTCCTGGGGAGATTTTTATACTAAGTGGACTACGGGACTGGCCTCCGGGAATGTACCTGATATGAGTACTGCACTTCCGGGGCATGTGGTTGAGATGATGGATGCAGAGGCCATTATCCCAGTTGATGACCTGATTGATGATATTGGACGGGAAAAGTTCTCAGAGACGGCATTGGCAGAAGGGATGAAGGATGATGTCTGCTACTCACTGCCTCTATATTCACACGCGCAGGTAATGTGGTACAGGAAGGATTTACTTGAGGCAGCTGGATTGGAGGTTCCTAAAACCTGGGATGAATTTGCAGAGGCAGCCAAAACATTGACAAAAGATGGCATATATGGATGTTCCTTCCCATGTGGCTCCAATGACTTGATGGGCACGCGTTTCCTGAATTTTTATGTGAGAAGCGGTGGGGGAAGCCTCCTTACTGAGGATCTGAAGGCGGATTTGACAAGTGACCTGGCAATTGACGGGATTAATTACTGGCTGGATATTTATAAGAATTGTTCGCCAAAGGATTCTGTGAACTATGCTGTATTGGATCAGGCTACACTGTTCTATCAGGGAAAGACGGCATTTGATTTTAATTCAGGCTTCCAGATTGGCGGGGTGGAGGAAAATTCCCCTGATTTGGTTGATCAGATTGACTGTGCGCCGCTTCCTAAAATTAACGCAGATGACCCTGATTATGGGGCAGAGACTTCGAATATCCCGATGGTTGTCTGGCAAAATTCAGAACATCCGGAGATCTGTAAAGCATTTATTAAGAAATTATATGAGAAAGATACATATATTAAATTTTTGGAGGCAACTCCTGTCGGCATGCTTCCTTCTATAGATGGCATTTCTGACACACCAGAGTACCAGGAAAATGAGACAGTGCAGAAGTTCTCTAACGCAGTGGATGTAATTACAAAGACAATGGACATGGGAGCTGCTATTGGCTTTGAGCAGGGGCCAAGCGTACAGGCAGGATTATTGACTTCACAGGGAATTATAGAAAGTATGTTCCAGGATATTATTACAAATGGCACAGATGTAGAGACAGCGGCCCAGGCGGCTGAAGACAGTCTGAATGAATTGTTCAGCACAGTACAGTAG